A stretch of DNA from Candidatus Pseudomonas phytovorans:
GCTGTTGAGCTTGACCCGGCCAACGCTGGCCGACAAGCGCTGCGACAGCGAGCCGAGACGCGTGGCGACGTCACCCAACCAGTTGTTCAGGTTGTCGGCACGGGTATAGAAGATCGCGCCCTTGTCGCCGGCTGCCAGGCGGGTCTGGTAGCGGTTCAGCGACTTGATGCCCTCTTCGAACTCCGATTCGCTCGATGGCAAGATCCAGCTCTTGTTGTCGAAGTTGAAGCGCGGTTCGGCCTTGGCCAGGTCGGCGTCCTCAGTGGACTGCGACTGCGAACGCGCGAAGTCCTTGCGCAAGGCGCGGGACAGGTCGCGTACCTGGACCAGCACGCCGTATTCCCAGCTCGGCATGTTGTCCATCCACAGGCCTGGCGGGAAGCGGTCGTTGGAGATGTAGCCGCCTGGCTTGTTCAGCAAGGTGCCGGCCACGGTCTTGAGGGTTTCGATGGTGGTGTAGCCCACCACCATCTGCTGGCCACCGCGCTCAGCGGCAGCCTGGGCATTCTGCTGCACCGGGAACAGCTCCGGCTCCTGGCTCCAGTACCAGCCCAGGCCGATGCACACCAGCAGGTACAACCCGATCAGGGTCCCCAGGGCACGGCTCCAAAGGCCGCCAAGGTAGCTACGGGCGGCAGCGCCGCGGCCGTCGACACGCTCACGGGGCTCGGCTTTGGCCTCGCGGTTTTTCCAGTCCAGCATGGCTTTGTCCTTAATCAGTCACGACGGTTCAGGGGCTTTGACCACAGGCCTGCGCCAGGGTGCCACGGCAAGCCCGCGTGGCAGCACTATAAAGCAGACACCACCGTACGCATAAGCGACCAATCAGTCAGTAACTGAATATTCGTTCTGCAGGCTTTGTTGATACAGGGCAGTCACGTATTTGAAAAGAGCTGCTAGCATAGAGCCATCATTGCCCCTGCATATCCCAACCTATAAGTAGCCAGGACATGAGCCAAGCAGTCGAGCCGCGCCCGCAGTGCCCCGCCCAACAGCTGACGCGTACCGGCCTGCGCAAGGACGACCCGCTCAACCAGCTGCTGCTGCCACCCCTGCGCAAGCCGGTGTACATCCTGCTGCAGGATCATGAGCGTGCCCAGCGCCTGGCCCAGCAACTGGAGTTCTTTGGCCTGGTGGTGCAAGCACTGCCCGGTGCTGCGGCGTTTCTCGCCTCGATCAGCGAATACCCGCCCTCGGCCATCATCATGGATGTCGACTTCACCGGTGCCGGCCAAGGCCTGCTGTTGGCTGCCCAGGTGCAGCAGGGGCTGGCGCAATCGATTCCGCTGCTGTTCTTCAGCCACCACGAAGCCGACACCCCGACCCGCCTTGCTGCGGTGCGCGCCGGTGGCCAGGACTTTCTCACCGGCAGCCTGGAGGCTTCCAGCCTGCTGGAAAAGGTCGAACTGCTGACCAACGCTACCCCGCATGACCCCCTGCGCGTGCTGATCATCGACGACTCGCGCACCCAGGCCCTGCACACCGAACGCGTGCTGGCCAGCGCCGGCATGGTCACCCGTTGCCTGACCGACCCGATCCGCACCATGGCCGAGCTTGCCGACTTTCAGCCCGACCTGATCATCCTCGACCTGTACATGCCTGCCTGCACCGGCCCGGAACTGGCCAAAGTGATCCGCCACAGCGACCGCTATGTAAGCGTGCCGATCATCTACCTGTCTGCCGAGGACGACCTGGACAAGCAGCTGGATGCCATGAGCGAAGGGGGTGATGATTTTCTGACCAAGCCGTTTCGCTCACGCCACCTGATCACCACCGTGCGCAACCGTGCCGCCCGGGCCCGGCACCTGAAGGCGCGCATGGTGCGCGACAGCCTGACCGGGCTGTACAACCACACCCACATCCTGCAACTGCTGGAAGACTGCAGCTTCCGCGCCCGCCGCGAGCAGCAGCCGTTGAGCTTTGCCATGCTCGACATCGACCATTTCAAGAAGATCAACGACCGCCACGGCCACCCCATGGGCGACCGTGTGATCAAGAGCCTGGCGCTGTTCCTCAAGCAGCGCTTGCGCAAGACCGATTTCATTGGCCGTTATGGCGGTGAAGAGTTCGCCATTGTCATGCCCAATACTGCGCTGGACGCTGCACACAAGGTGCTGGACGAGATACGTCGGCGCTTTGCCGAGATCCTCTACCCCGCACAACCACGGGATTTGCAGTGCACCTTCAGTGCCGGCGTGGTGCAACTGGATGAGGTGCTGGATGCACTGACCATGGCCAGTGCGGCGGACGAGGCGCTGTACCGGGCCAAGCATGCCGGGCGGAACTGCGTAGTACGCGTAGAGCCTTAAGGCTGGCACAGGCAAAACCGATACAGGCACTGTGCCACTTTTTTCTGACGCCAAGCCCCTGTCGTCATCACCACGTCACAAAATCGCAATAACTTCAGCCGCCTCTCCCCTGCGCAGGAAGTTCGCAGCTATGCGCCTGAAGTGGCTGACCAATTTCAACACCCTGTTGCTGGTGACGGTGTGCCTCGCCCTGGGCGCCACCCTGTGGTGGTCGCAGCGTGCCCTGGAGCGCCCCTACCAGATGATGGAACGTTACCTGGGCCTGTCCCAGCAGTTCCAGAACCAGGCAGCACGTAACATTCAGGCCTACCTGGGCAGCGGCGATGCCCTGCGCCATGCCGCCGCCATGGAGGCCAACCAGCAGCTGCAGGCCTCCCTGACCGAGTGGCCCACCGAACTGGCCGGCAAACTGCGCCCCAGCCTCGACAGCCTGCAGGCCTTCACCGCCAACGAGCTGCTGGCCGCCGGTAAACTGGCCGGTGATCCGCAAGCCCTGCTGCTGCAGGCCGAGCGGGAACTGGGGGCCAACTTCGAACAACTGGCCGCCTACGCCCGTGACAGCGGCAGCGCCGATGCCAACGGCTACCTGTTGCCATTGCTCGACGCCACTGTGCACCTGAGCCGCCTTTCGCTGGCTCGGGACAAGCTGGTCAGCAGCGGCCGCCCGGAGCTGGCCGATGAAGTAGAGCGTGAACTGCAACTGATCCGCACCCAGGCGCAAGCCATCGACAGCCTGCCGTTGCTGGGCGTGACCCGTGCAGCCGAATCCGGTGCCGACGACTTCGCCGCCATGATGGGCCTGGAAACCCAGGCCAGCGCCCAGCAGGAAGACATTGCCGTGGGCCTGAAACGTGAATTGCAGAGCCTGCTCGGCCGCTACCCGGCCGAACTGCAACGCACCCGCGAACAGATCGAACGCCGCGCCGCCTTGGCCGCCAGCACCAATCAACGCCTGGAAGCCGTGCAGCTAGCCATCGCAGCGTTGGAGCCCGAAGTACGTAGCCAGCATGCGAAAATTGCCGCCGAGGTGCGTATCATCCAGGGCCTGATGATCGCCCTGATCCTGCTGATCGCCCTGCTGATCGATACCCTGCAACGGCGCCTGGCACGCACCCTGACCGGCCTGGCCCCGGCCCTGTCGCGCTGGGCCGAGGGCGACTTCGCCCAGGCCATCGCCCTGGGCAAGACCAACCGCGAACTGCACGATATCCAGGAATCGCTCAACCGCCTGCGCCAGTACCTGGTAGAGCTGGTAGGTACCATCCGCCACAACGCCGAGCAGGTAGCTGGCAGCAGTAACGCCCTGGCCGGCATGAGCGCCGCCCTGCACGACGGCGCCGAGCGCCAGGCGGGCGACACCGGGCAGATACGTGATGCCTTGGGCGAACTGGAAGCGACCATTCAGCAAGTGGCGGGGGATGCCAGCGCCGCCGCCGATGCCAGCCGCAACGCCGGGCGCGCAGTGGAGCAAGGCCAGGCAGTGATTGGCCAGAGCCTGTCAGGCTTGCGCGAGCTGGTCGATGAAGTGCAAGGCAATGCCCGCATGATCGAGCAATTGGCGGAAGAGTCGGCGACCATTGGCGGCGTGTTGACGGTGATCCGCTCGATTGCCGAGCAGACCAACCTGCTGGCGCTGAACGCCGCGATCGAAGCGGCCCGTGCGGGTGAGATGGGCCGGGGGTTTGCCGTGGTGGCCGATGAAGTGCGATCGCTGGCGCAGCGCACCACGGGGGCTACCGGCGAGATCCAGGCACTGATCGACCGCCTGCAGCAAGCGGCGAAAGGTTCGGTGGCGGGGATGCGTGCGCAGCTTGAGCATGCCGAGGCCACGGCCAACCAGGCCCAGGCGGCAGATGGGGCGCTGGATGAGATTGTCTTTGCCATACGGACCATTTCCGACACAGCGGTGCGCATTGCCGATGTCACCGCGCAGCAGAGTGGCGCGGTGAGTGAAATTCGTGACCACAGTGAGCGGATTCACGAGCTGGGCGAAGACAACCTGCAGCGCATTGGCGAGGGGCGTGAGCAAGGGGAGCAGTTGCTGAGCCTGGGCGATGAGCTGAACCGGGCGGTGCGGGCATTCAGGGTTTGATCCGCAGGTGTTCGCCATGACAGGTTCAGCGCCTGGAAGATCGAGCGCCGCGCGGGCGGCGCTCGATCTCCTAGGCAATAAAGATGTCATGGCAAGCACTGCTGGCCCAACCCCCCACCAACTCCGCTATCATGCCCGGCACGTTCCACCTCGCGAGTCCGCCATGCGCCGCCTGTTTTTCCTGCTGTTCCTGCTGCTGGCCAGCCCTGCCTTCGCCACAGGCCTGCTCGACAACCGCCCCAGCGCCACCCTCGGCGCCGCTTCACTGGCCAACAATGCCGACTTCCTGCCCGTGCACGAGGCCTTCAAGCTCAGCCTGGTCCAGGCCGATGCACAAACCCTCAAATTGCGTTTCGTTGCCACCGAGGGCTACTACCTCTACCGCCATCGATTCCAGTTCCACACCGAGCCGGCAGACATCGCCCTGGGCACGCCAAACATCCCCAAGGGCGAGGCCAAGCACGATGAATTTTTCGGCGACGTCGAGGTGTACCACGGCGTGCTCGACATCGAGCTGCCGCGCACCGACCCGCGTGCCTTCACCCTGCTGGTGGGCTACCAGGGCTGCGCCGACAAAGGCCTGTGCTACCCACCGGAAACCGCACGCCTGAGTATCGACGGCGAAGGCGATGCCAACGCCCCGGCAACTGCCGAACACGGCTGGAGCTGGAAATCGCTGCTGTTGTTCTTCCTTGCCGGGGTCGGCCTGACCTTCACCCCGTGCGTACTGCCGATGCTGCCGATCCTGTCTGGCGTCGTGCTGCGCGGCCAGGTTGGCGGCCTGCGCGGGCTGGCGCTGTCGCTGGCGTACGTGCTGCCGATGGCGGCCAGCTTCGCCGCGCTCGGCGCGCTGATGGGCCTGTTCGGCGCTGGCCTGAACCTGCAGGCGCGCCTGCAATCGGCCTGGGTGCTGGTGCCCTTCGCCCTGTTCTTCGTGGTATTCGCCCTGGCCATGTTCGGCCTGTTCGAGCTGAAGCTGCCACAGGCCCTGAGCAACCGCCTGAACAACGTCGCCAACCATACGCGGGGCGGCTCGTTGCTAGGCGCGGCGGTGCTGGGTGTGCTCTCCAGCCTGCTGGTTTCGCCTTGTGTGTCAGCCCCTCTGGCTGGCGCCCTGCTGTATATCAGTGCCAGTGGCGATGCCTTGGGCGGCGCACTCAAGCTGTTCGCCCTGGGCCTGGGCATGGGTGCACCCTTGTTGCTGGTGGCCACCGGTGGCGCGGCCTGGCTGCCGAAAAGCGGCCCGTGGATGAACACGGTGAAAAACGCCATCGGCGTACTGCTGCTGGGGCTGGCCATCGGCTTGCTCAGCCGCGTGCTGCCGGGCCCTGTAACCTTGCTGCTGGTGGGTTTCCTCGCCGCTGGCGTGGCGCTGTTCCTCGGCGCGCTGGAGTTGGTGGTCAAAACCGCACGCCAGCGCCTGGCGCAACTGCTCGGCCTGGCCTTGCTGGTGTACGCGCTGGCCTGCTGGTACGGCGCCCTCAGCGGCCAGGGCGACCCGCTTCGCCCGCTGCCCGTTGCAACAGTTGCGGCCACCGGCAACAGCCTGGCGGCAAAGGCCGATGCCTGGCAGACCATCACCACCCCCACGGCACTGGACGCCGCACTGGACCAGGCCAAGGCGGCCGGCCAGCCGGTGCTGCTGGACTGGTACGCCGACTGGTGCATCAGCTGCAAGGTGATCGAGCACGACGTGCTCAACACCCCGCAGGTGCAGGCCCAGCTGGCCGGCTTCAAGCTGCTGCGGTTCGACATCACCGAGAGCAATGCCGAGCAGCGCAAACTGCTCGACCGCTACCAGCTGTTCGGCCCGCCAGCCCTGCTGTTTTTTGCAGCGAACGGCGGCGAAATTACCGCTGATCGGGTGATTGGCGAGATAAACGCCGGTGAATTTGCGCAAAATCTGACACGCGTGCGTGGCAAAGTCGGTCTATAACTTCCCGCGTGCCGGGAAAAATCCTGAAATAGGTGACCAGATTTAATTATTTGGTCACATACTTCGCGCGAATCTCGGACATCGTGCTGGCTATTGCCGGGAACTGGACACTTGCCGTCGCTTTACGGCACACTCGCCGCGCTGTGTCGAATTGCCCTACAAATCCAAGGAATCCGCAGATGGCAACGCTACTGGTGCTCCACGGCCCCAACCTCAACCTGCTCGGTACCCGCGAGCCTGGCCATTACGGCGCCGTGACCCTGGCCCAGATCAACCAGGACCTGGAGCAACGTGCCCGCGCCGCAGGCCACCATCTGCAATACCTGCAGAGCAATGCCGAATACGAACTGATCGACCGCATTCACGCCGCACGCAACGAGGGTGTGGACTTCATCCTGATCAATCCGGCTGCTTTCACCCACACAAGCGTCGCATTACGTGACGCATTGCTTGCGGTGAGCATCCCATTCATCGAAGTGCATTTGTCCAACGTGCACAAACGCGAACCGTTCCGTCACCACTCCTACTTTTCCGATGTTGCCGTAGGGGTGATCTGCGGCCTGGGCGCCAGCGGTTACCGCCTGGCACTGGAGTCTGCACTGGAACAACTGGCTGCCAACGCACAGCCCAAATGATGAAAACCCTGGCCTCAGTGGGCCAGGGTTCGATAGAAACGTATCGATACGTTTTTTTGTATTTCGCCCCCTGACCGAACCTTTGGGAGTTGATGATTAATGGATATCCGTAAAGTCAAGAAACTGATCGAGCTGCTGGAAGAGTCTGGCATCGACGAGCTGGAGATCAAGGAAGGCGAAGAGTCGGTCCGTATCAGCCGTAACAGCAAGACCCCAGCTGCCCAGCAGTTCTACGCACCAGCCCCGATGGCTGCTCCAGTAGCTGCTCCGGTTGCTGCCGCGCCTGTCGCCGAAGCTGCTCCAGCTGCCCCGGCCTTGAAAGGCACCGTGGTTCGCTCGCCGATGGTCGGTACCTTCTACCGCAAGCCATCGCCAACCTCGCCAAACTTCGCTGAAGTTGGCCAGTCGGTGAAAAAAGGCGACACCCTGTGCATCGTCGAAGCCATGAAGATGATGAACCACATCGAATCTGATTTCGGCGGTGTGATCGACGCCATCCTGGTAGAAGACGGCCAGCCGGTTGAATTCGACCAGCCGCTGTTCACCATCGTTTGAATCGCGGAGAGCCCACGATGTCTGCGAAGCTCGAAAAAGTCCTGATCGCCAACCGCGGGGAAATTGCCCTGCGGATCCTGCGTGCCTGCAAAGAGCTGGGCATCAAGACCGTCGCCGTGCACTCCACGGCTGACCGCGAACTGATGCACCTGGGCCTGGCAGACGAGTCGGTCTGCATCGGCCCCGCGCCATCCAAGAACTCCTACCTGCATATCCCGGCAATCATCGCTGCCGCCGAAGTAACCGGCGCCACCGCGATCCACCCGGGCTACGGCTTCCTGGCTGAAAACGCCGACTTTGCCGAGCAGGTCGAAAAATCCGGTTTTGCCTTCATCGGCCCTAAAGCTGACACCATTCGCCTGATGGGCGACAAGGTTTCGGCCAAGGCCGCAATGATCAAATCGGGCGTACCGACCGTACCGGGCTGTGAAGGCCCGCTGCCGGAAGACGAAGAAGTCGCGCTGGCGATTGCCCGTGACGTCGGCTACCCGGTGATCATCAAGGCCGCCGGTGGCGGTGGTGGTCGCGGCATGCGCGTGGTGCACAAGGAAGAGGACCTGATCGCCTCGGCCAAGCTCACCCGTACCGAAGCCGGTGCTGCGTTCGGCAACCCGATGGTGTACCTCGAGAAGTTCCTGACCAACCCACGTCACGTGGAAGTGCAGGTACTGTCTGATGGCCAGGGCAATGCCATTCACCTGGGCGACCGTGACTGCTCGCTGCAGCGCCGTCACCAGAAGGTGCTGGAAGAAGCGCCGGCCCCGGGCATCGACGAGAAGGCCCGTCAGCAAGTCTTCAAGCGTTGCGTCGATGCCTGCATCGAAATCGGCTACCGGGGTGCAGGCACCTTCGAGTTCCTGTACGAAAACGGCAGCTTCTACTTCATCGAGATGAACACCCGCGTACAGGTTGAGCATCCGGTGTCGGAAATGGTCACTGGCATCGACATCGTCAAGGAGATGCTCAGCATCGCCGCTGGCAACAAGCTGTCGTACCGTCAGGAAGACGTGGTGATCCGTGGTCACTCGCTGGAGTGCCGGATCAACGCCGAAGACCCGAAGAAGTTCATCCCGAGCCCAGGCAAGGTGAAGCACTTCCACGCCCCGGGTGGCAACGGCGTGCGCGTCGATTCGCACCTGTACAGCGGTTATTCGGTTCCGCCGAACTACGACTCGCTGATCGGCAAGCTGATCACCTACGGCAAGGACCGCGACGAAGCCATGGCGCGCATGCGCAATGCCCTGGACGAGATCGTCGTCGACGGCATCAAGACCAACATCCCGCTGCACCGCGACCTGGTGCGTGATGAAGGTTTCTGCAAAGGCGGCGTCAACATTCACTACCTCGAGCACAAACTGGCTAACCAGGATTGATCGAGTAGTGTGATGTACCAAAACCCCGGCCCAGTGCCGGGGTTTTTTATTGCCCGCCAGCAGCTCACAACCCCTGTAGGAGCGGCCTTGTGTCGCGATGGGGCGCGCAGCGGCCCCACGATTTCAGCTTCGCCGCAGATATCGCCGGGGCCGCTCTGCGGCCCTTTCTCGACACAAGGCCGCTCCTACAGGGGACAGCGTCAGGGCTATACCTTCATCCGGGGCATCTCGATGCGGTGTTCATGCACCCGTCGATACAGCGTCGCCCGCGAAATGCCCAACGCCCGCGCCGCATCAGCCGGCTTCCAGCGATGACGAATCAGCGCATCCAGCAACAACTGCCGGGCCGGGCAAGACACGCCGCTTTCAGCCGAGACAACCGCGTCACCGCGCACCTCTTGCGGCAAGTCCTGTAACTGCACTTGCCCGCCTTCACTCACCGCACAGGCATACCGCAACACTTGCCGAAGTTGGCGCAGGTTCCCCGGCCAGCGATAAACCAGCAGCGCCTGCAACACAGCATCCACCAATACCACCTCGACCGCACAGGCTTCGGCCTCTTCTGCCAACAGCTGGTGAATCAGCCCCAGTCGGTCTTCGCGCTCACGCAGCGGCGGCAGCTCGAACCGGGCATTGGCCAGGCGGAAGTACAGGTCCTCACGAAAACGACCGTCCGCTACCATCGTCGCCAGGTCGCGGTGGGTCGCGCAAATCACCTGGATATCCACCCGCTCGCGCCGTGCCGCACCTAGCGGCGCCACTTCGCCTTCGGCCAGTACGCGCAGCAGCCGGGTTTGCAGGTTCAGCGGCATGTCGCCGATCTCGTCGAGGAACAGGGTGCCGCCATCGGCCTGCTGCAACAGCCCCTGCATGCCTTTGCTGGAGGCACCGGTAAAAGCCCCGGCCACATAACCGAACAGCTCGCTCTCGATCAGGTTTTCCGGAATGGCGGCGCAGTTCAGCGTGACAAACGGGCCATCGCGGCGCTGGCTTTGCTGGTGCAACTGGCGGGCAAACACTTCTTTGCCGGCCCCTGTCTCGCCTTGGACCAGCACCGCCAGGTTGCAGTCCTTGACCCGCGTGGCCAGCCGCAAATGCTGCTCGATGCGAGCGTCCTGAGCCTGCTGTAGGGGCTGCGTGCGCTGGCGCTGCTGCGGGGCGCTGACCCGTCCATACAGCCCACCCAGGCCCGGCAGGCGCTGGGCGGACGAGGTGTTGACGCGCCGCAGCTGGCCCATGTCGAACAACTCGCCAATGTGCTCGGGCAAACGCCCCAGGTGCTGCACCAGCCGTTGCCGTGCCAGGCTGTTGATGGCCTGCAAGCGGCCGTCGGTGTCCCAGGCCAGCAGGTAGTCGGGCTGGCTTTCCACATAACCCGGTGTGCCGTGGGCGCGCATCACCCAGTGGCCCTGGGCGCTGTGCATGAAGAAGGCGTTTTCGATTTCACGGGCGGTCTGCTCGACCAACTGGCGGATCAGGTGCTGGCTACGACGGTCGTCCGGTGACTGCAAGGCCGAGACATCCACCACGCCCAGCAACTCGCCCTGCGGGTCGAACACTGGCGCTGCGGTGCAGGTCAGGCCGATGAAGGCTGCGCGGAAGTGATCGCGCTTGTGCACAGTGATCGGAGCTTTGCTGGTCAGCACCGCCGCCACGCCGCAGGTGCCCTCCTCGCCCTCCGACCAACAGGTGCCCAGGTACAGCCCGGCCTTGCGGCAGTCATTGCGGATGGCCGATTCGACCCGGTAATCGATGGTGCGCCCCTGGGCGTCGGTCAGCAGCACGCAGTAGTCGGCGCCGCGCACCCGTTCGTGCAAGCGCGCCACAGCATCGCTGGCGATCCGCAGGAACAGTTCAGCGCGTTCGCGGCATTCGTTGAGCAGGCTTTGGGACAGGATGCGCGGCCCCTGCTGGGAGCCGGGGTCGAGGCGGTACAGCTCCATGGAACGGCGCCATGAATCGAGGATCAGCGCTGGTACCGGTGCCTGTGGCAGGCGGTCGGCATTCTTCAGCACCCGGCTGACGCAGTCGACATGGGCTCGGGAGTTCGCGGCAAGCATTCAGGCCCTCCGGTTCTCGTTGCTGTTTTTATCGTTGTCTGGCCATTAAGCGCTTCCACGCATGCCCCGACAAGCACTGTGTGATTACCGGCCGGCTTGAGACGCTGCGTCTCAACGTCTCGGCCTCTTCAGCCCTGCGCTGGCACCCAGCGTCTCGCCAATGCCGCCATGGGCACGTGCCTGAACGTGACCAAACCGCTCTGACACAAGCACTTCAGCCAAGCCTTGAAAAGCTGGCACCGCGCTTGCTCCTACCCTTGCAAACAAAAATACGAGGTGCGCCATGCCGCTACCCGCCCCGACCGTCGGGATCATTGCCAACCCAGCCTCTGGCCGCGACCTGCGCCGCCTGACCGCCAATGCCGGGCTCTATTCGAGCACCGACAAGGCCTCGGCGATCCAGCGCCTGCTGGCCGCTTTCGGTGCCACCGGCATCGGCCAGGTACTGCTGCCAAGCGACATGACCGGCATCGCCGCCGCCGTGCTAAAGGCCAGCCAGGGCCCCGCCGCCCGTGACCAGCACTGGCCGGCCATCGAAATACTCGACCTGCCGCTGACCCAGACCGTTGCCGATACCCGCCTGGCCACCCGGCGCATGGTCGAGCGCGGCGTGGCAATGATCGCCGTGCTCGGTGGCGACGGCACCCACAAGGCGGTCGCCGCTGAGGCCGGTGACGTGCCGTTGCTGACGTTGTCCACCGGCACCAACAATGCCTTCCCCGAATTGCGCGAAGCCACCAGCGCCGGCCTGGCTGGCGGCTTGCTCGCCAGTGGCCGGGTACCCGCCAGCATCGGCCTGCGCCGCAACAAGCGCCTGCTGGTGAAAGTGCCTGAGCAGCAGCTGGCTGAATGGGCCTTGGTCGAAGTGGCGGTGTCGCCGCAGCGTTTTATCGGTGCTCGTGCGCTAAGCCGCAGCGAGGACATCTGCGAAGTCTTCGCCTGTTTCGCCGAACCCCATGCCATTGGCCTGTCAGCCCTGTGCGGGCTGTGGTGCCCGGTGTCGCGCCAAGACCCGCATGGCGCCTGGGTACGCTTGAACCCCGGTGCCGAACAGGCGCTGCTGGCACCCCTGGCACCCGGTCTGCTGCAAGCCTGTGGCATCACTGCCAGCGGCCCGCTGACGCCCGGCGTCGCCTATCGCCTGAGCCTGGCCAGCGGCACCCTGGCTCTGGACGGCGAGCGCGAAATCGAATTCGCCGGGCACGACACGCCCACCATCACCCTCGACCACCAAGGCCCGCTAAGCGTGGATGTCGAGGCCGTACTGGCGCATGCCGCCCGCCATCACCTGCTGGCCGTGCCGCGCGGCCACCGGCAGCACCCTGCAAACCCGCGTTGAGACAACCCTGGAGAACAACAAGATGTCCAATCAACTCAGTACCGAACAACTGCTGCATGCCTATGAGGTGATGCGCACCATCCGCGCCTTTGAAGAACGCCTGCACGTGGAATTCGCCACTGGCGAGATTCCCGGTTTCGTCCACCTGTATGCCGGCGAAGAAGCCTCCGCGGCCGGGGTCATGGCCCACCTGCGCGACAGTG
This window harbors:
- a CDS encoding NAD(+)/NADH kinase, translating into MPLPAPTVGIIANPASGRDLRRLTANAGLYSSTDKASAIQRLLAAFGATGIGQVLLPSDMTGIAAAVLKASQGPAARDQHWPAIEILDLPLTQTVADTRLATRRMVERGVAMIAVLGGDGTHKAVAAEAGDVPLLTLSTGTNNAFPELREATSAGLAGGLLASGRVPASIGLRRNKRLLVKVPEQQLAEWALVEVAVSPQRFIGARALSRSEDICEVFACFAEPHAIGLSALCGLWCPVSRQDPHGAWVRLNPGAEQALLAPLAPGLLQACGITASGPLTPGVAYRLSLASGTLALDGEREIEFAGHDTPTITLDHQGPLSVDVEAVLAHAARHHLLAVPRGHRQHPANPR
- a CDS encoding sigma-54-dependent Fis family transcriptional regulator, whose amino-acid sequence is MLAANSRAHVDCVSRVLKNADRLPQAPVPALILDSWRRSMELYRLDPGSQQGPRILSQSLLNECRERAELFLRIASDAVARLHERVRGADYCVLLTDAQGRTIDYRVESAIRNDCRKAGLYLGTCWSEGEEGTCGVAAVLTSKAPITVHKRDHFRAAFIGLTCTAAPVFDPQGELLGVVDVSALQSPDDRRSQHLIRQLVEQTAREIENAFFMHSAQGHWVMRAHGTPGYVESQPDYLLAWDTDGRLQAINSLARQRLVQHLGRLPEHIGELFDMGQLRRVNTSSAQRLPGLGGLYGRVSAPQQRQRTQPLQQAQDARIEQHLRLATRVKDCNLAVLVQGETGAGKEVFARQLHQQSQRRDGPFVTLNCAAIPENLIESELFGYVAGAFTGASSKGMQGLLQQADGGTLFLDEIGDMPLNLQTRLLRVLAEGEVAPLGAARRERVDIQVICATHRDLATMVADGRFREDLYFRLANARFELPPLREREDRLGLIHQLLAEEAEACAVEVVLVDAVLQALLVYRWPGNLRQLRQVLRYACAVSEGGQVQLQDLPQEVRGDAVVSAESGVSCPARQLLLDALIRHRWKPADAARALGISRATLYRRVHEHRIEMPRMKV